From Candidatus Bathyarchaeia archaeon:
AGAGAGTTTGGTTGCGAGGTTGTGGAGAAAACTCTTGCCCCCGCAGATTATGTTGTGGCTGAAAACTATGCCGTTGAAAGAAAGGAAATCCATGATTTTCTCCGCTCAGTCTTTGATGGTAGGCTTTTTGAGCAGGCTGAAAGGCTGGCGGAAACCTACGAAAACGCCTGCCTTGTGGTGGAGGGCGACATAAACACCGTGAAGTTCATGCAGATCCCTCAAGCATTTTGGAGTGCCCTCGCCAAAGTCATGGCGGATCACAATATCGCTTTAGTTTTCACGCCAGACGAGAAACATACAGCTATGTTTCTATATGCGTTGGCCAAAAAACTGCAGGAGGAAGAGAGGCGAAAGGTAATAGTCAAACACAAGCCTAAGGCATATACCCTCAAGGAAAGACAGCTTTTAGCCGTGCAAAGCTTGCCAAAGGTTGGACCCGAAAGGGCTGAGGCTCTTCTTAGACGTTTTGGAAGCGTTAGACGCGTATTCCAAGCGACGAAGCGGGAGCTCTTGTCAGTTAGAGGTTTAGGCGAAAAAACAGCCCAAGCCATAATCGAGTTTTTGGACACCAAATACCCTGGTCTTGAGGAACCGTGAAAATTGCCTTTCGGAGTTTAAACACATTTTTAAATGGGTAATGCATCTTAGACTCGGAGAATGTCGATGGCTTTAGAGAGGCTAGGTGCTTCGCTTCACGAGGCTTTAAAGAAACTTTTTAGAGCCGCTGTTGTGGATGAGGTTACAGTCAAAGAACTTGTCCGCGATGTGCAACGCGCTCTTCTTCAGGCGGATGTGAATGTACAGCTGGTTCTGGACATTTCTAGACACATAGAAGAGAGAGCCCTAAAAGAGAAGGTTCCACCCGGGATTTCCCGCCG
This genomic window contains:
- a CDS encoding ERCC4 domain-containing protein, coding for MSGEFKPIIFADVRESMDVKDYMREFGCEVVEKTLAPADYVVAENYAVERKEIHDFLRSVFDGRLFEQAERLAETYENACLVVEGDINTVKFMQIPQAFWSALAKVMADHNIALVFTPDEKHTAMFLYALAKKLQEEERRKVIVKHKPKAYTLKERQLLAVQSLPKVGPERAEALLRRFGSVRRVFQATKRELLSVRGLGEKTAQAIIEFLDTKYPGLEEP